The Nitrospira sp. genome window below encodes:
- a CDS encoding DUF4157 domain-containing protein gives MKQHLVDKAATVEPGRARRGSGPALSETQPGATRHPILQLQGTIGNQAVNRLLQSGKLQTKRTFRRPGDTPMQRQESDEEELLQGKFPSAQRNDPHEALQKQPGAPSAPLAHHPNRTGLPDHLKAGIESLSDLSMDNVNVHYNSSQPARLNALAYTQGTEIHVAPGQEQHLPHEAWHVVQQAQGRVQPTMQLKDGVPVNDDQGLEQEADVMGGRALSVPGETQRTATRQPIQRKFATLGSANSNGHVVQRRFGFEIEVPIFFTSDYGHHDGTRRDPGKKKFDYGGFEIKVDHNDELIPLVKYANEYQNGNRQGFSNGPSIIEMVTKPMDEFQLSEAEVGDRANAMAHWIQAIYGQIRRGEVVLQGDCFVGSDAPARTLQSTRGYFQATYGIKLSKVPKVFKQTAERGKQNSSDDAGVKAANQLIRAAKAGDEVVTPFKKFPLYPGMTVQKLATKKELGILKGYTVLLANYLCADTELLKGTGLAKNQLGDYFYKTDLGDLSETLPNNIKAALRGFPLALTFFTQKLAQACGRNVNDKLAVDLTVTDWVHRVVNGGTDLFLEGMKNPDSAILDSEAVGPTVSKEMGVIMENREPQKLDKGSKAKSSASKAEWKEYLKTPHTTKDELESFLSTQTDPKKYDPMEWATMMKLVYNFLRKLNG, from the coding sequence ATGAAGCAGCACCTCGTAGATAAAGCCGCCACAGTGGAGCCCGGTCGAGCGCGACGGGGGTCAGGACCGGCGCTATCCGAGACACAACCCGGTGCAACGCGCCATCCAATCCTCCAGTTGCAAGGCACCATCGGAAATCAAGCCGTGAATCGGCTCCTGCAATCAGGCAAGCTCCAGACCAAACGCACGTTCAGACGGCCGGGTGACACACCGATGCAACGTCAGGAATCTGACGAAGAAGAACTTCTCCAAGGGAAGTTTCCCTCAGCGCAGCGCAACGATCCGCATGAAGCGCTCCAAAAGCAGCCGGGGGCTCCCTCTGCACCACTGGCTCACCATCCGAACCGAACCGGCCTGCCGGATCATTTGAAAGCCGGTATCGAATCCCTCTCCGACCTGTCGATGGACAATGTCAATGTTCACTACAACTCCTCCCAACCAGCACGGCTCAACGCCTTGGCCTATACGCAGGGCACCGAGATTCACGTCGCGCCAGGGCAGGAGCAACACCTGCCGCACGAAGCCTGGCATGTGGTGCAACAGGCACAGGGGAGAGTCCAGCCGACAATGCAGCTGAAGGACGGCGTACCGGTCAACGATGATCAGGGGCTGGAGCAGGAGGCGGATGTCATGGGGGGGAGAGCGCTGTCTGTTCCCGGTGAAACACAGAGGACGGCAACCAGACAGCCGATCCAGCGGAAGTTTGCAACCCTTGGATCAGCAAACAGCAATGGGCATGTCGTCCAACGACGATTCGGATTTGAGATTGAGGTTCCGATCTTTTTCACATCAGACTATGGTCATCATGATGGTACCCGGCGGGACCCCGGCAAGAAGAAATTTGACTACGGCGGCTTTGAGATCAAGGTGGATCACAACGATGAACTCATACCTCTTGTGAAGTATGCCAACGAGTATCAAAACGGTAACCGGCAGGGTTTCTCGAACGGCCCATCCATCATCGAGATGGTCACGAAGCCAATGGATGAATTCCAATTGAGCGAGGCCGAGGTAGGTGATCGGGCCAATGCCATGGCCCACTGGATTCAAGCTATTTACGGTCAGATAAGGAGGGGTGAGGTAGTTCTCCAGGGAGACTGTTTTGTCGGCAGTGACGCGCCGGCTCGCACCCTACAAAGTACCCGGGGGTATTTCCAGGCCACATATGGTATCAAACTGTCCAAGGTGCCGAAGGTGTTCAAACAAACAGCCGAACGAGGGAAGCAGAACTCCAGTGATGATGCTGGCGTGAAAGCGGCGAACCAGCTCATCAGGGCCGCAAAAGCAGGTGATGAAGTCGTAACTCCATTCAAGAAATTCCCGCTCTATCCAGGAATGACCGTCCAGAAGCTGGCTACCAAGAAAGAACTGGGAATTCTGAAAGGATACACGGTGCTCTTAGCCAACTACCTCTGCGCGGATACCGAGCTTCTTAAAGGCACTGGCCTGGCAAAAAACCAGCTAGGCGATTACTTCTATAAGACCGACCTAGGGGACCTGTCTGAAACCCTGCCGAACAATATCAAGGCGGCTCTCAGGGGTTTCCCTCTAGCCTTAACGTTCTTCACCCAAAAACTCGCCCAGGCTTGTGGCCGGAACGTGAACGACAAGCTGGCGGTCGACCTGACTGTGACGGATTGGGTGCACCGCGTGGTAAACGGTGGAACGGACCTCTTCTTGGAAGGCATGAAGAACCCCGACAGCGCCATCCTCGACTCGGAGGCCGTCGGCCCGACGGTGAGCAAGGAAATGGGCGTCATCATGGAGAACCGTGAGCCGCAGAAACTCGACAAAGGAAGCAAAGCCAAGAGTTCAGCGAGCAAGGCCGAATGGAAGGAGTACCTCAAAACTCCCCACACTACCAAGGACGAGTTGGAATCGTTCCTGAGCACCCAAACCGATCCAAAGAAATACGACCCGATGGAATGGGCCACGATGATGAAACTGGTCTACAACTTTCTGCGAAAGCTCAACGGCTAA